The window GCCAATTTTGCAAGAAGGCCAGCACCACGATCGCGACCAGGATTACCGCGTCGCGCAAGGTATGGAATACCTCGTCGACGGACTCCCGAATAAAGGGGGTCGTATCGTAGACTATCTCGTAATCGAGCCCTTCGGGAAATCGGGTTTTCAGCTCGTTCATCTTGGCGTAGACGCCGGCGGCGGTGTCCAGCGCGTTCGATCCCGGGAGCTGATAGATCGACAATGCCACCGACGGTTTCCCGTCCAGTGTGCAGGTCTGATCATATTGCTGCGACCCGAGCCTAACGCGGGCCACGTCGCGCAGCCGGACAATGCCTGTCGAAGTGCTGGTGCTAGCGCCCAGCGGCGGGTTCATTTGTGTTGTTCCGCCAGTCTGGGACGCGCCGCCCGAGATGCCGGCCGATCCGGATTGGTCGGATGGTACGTTCGTCTGAAACGTCTTGAGGATGATGTCGGCAAACTGGTCCGGATCGGTGAGCCGGCCGAGCGTGTTGATCGTAAGTTGAAACTGCTGGCTCCTGGAAACCGGCGGCTGTCCGATCTGGCCGGCGGCGACCTGCACGTTCTGCTGGCTGATGGCAGTCACAACGTCGGTCGCGCTCAGGTTGAGCGCTGCCAGTTTGTCGGGATCGAGCCAGACTCGCAAACTGTAATCGCGCTGGCCTAGGTAGGTGATGCCCGCGATGCCCGGCAGCCGGCCTAACTCGTCTTTAATGTAGATCGTGGCATAGTTGCTGAGGAAAATGCTGTCGTAGGTGTTGTCCGGCGAAGTCAGGTTCACGATCATCATCGTGTTGGGGGACATCTTCTTGACGTTGATGCCCTCGTTCTGAACCAACGGCGGTATGACCGGCAACGCCAACGAGACGCGATTCTGAACCAATACTTGGGCCATGTCAGAGTCCATGCCCAGGCGAAAGGTCACCGTGAGGCTATAGACGCCGTCGTTGGTGGATTGCGAGGACATGTACATCATGCCCTCGACGCCGCTGACCTGTGCCTCGATCGGCGCGGCGACCGTATCGCGCACCGTCTGCGAGTTGGCGCCCGGATAGAGGGCCGTCACTAATACCGTCGGCGGCGTCACGTCCGGATACTGCGCCACCGGCAACGTGAACACGGCGACCCCGCCCGCCAGCACAAAGACGATCGACAGCACAGAGGCGAAAATCGGTCGGTCGATGAAAAAATGAGATATCACGCCAAACATCCTTGGAGTTGCCGCGCGGTGCGGCTGAACATGCCGTGGCGATAGCCAATGGCACTATCGAATCTTGTCATGCTGGCGGGGCAGCTTGCGGGCCGGGGATTGTTGTTCGTCACGGTTCTGTGCTCCGTGGCTCCGGCCTCTGTCGCTGGACAATCCGCTGTCGCAACGCCAAGGCCATGATGGTCATCAGAAATCCGATGCTACCGCCGACGACGGGGCCCCAGGGAAGAGCTACAAAGCCGGCCCACGCCAGGCTCCAACCGATAGCCGCGCCGGCCAAGCTACCAAGCAGAGAGGTAGCAATGCGGCGCGTCGACCCGCGCCGCGCGCCGCGCGCTTCGCCATAGCCCTGGATCACGTAGAAGAAGACCGGTGTGAGAAAGATGCCGAACAGTGTCACGCCGAGCATGCCGCTGAAGACAGCCGTTCCCAGCGAGCGGCGCATTTCGGCCCCTGCGCCCTCGGCCACGACTAGCGGTACTACGCCCAGAATAAATGCCAACGAGGTCATCAGGATCGGCCGCAGGCGCAGCCGGGAAGCTTCCTTGGTCACCTCGAAGCGCGGACGGCCTTCCTCGTGCAACTGGCGCGCGAACTCGACGATCAAAATGGCATTCTTGCACGCCAACCCAACGAGTACGACCAAGCCGATTTGTACGAAGATATTCACAGAGGTCTTGGTATAGAGAACACCCACCACCGAGCAGAGCAAGCAGAGCGGCACGACCAAAATCACGGCCAGCGGCAGAGACCAGCTTTCGTATAGCGCCGCGAGAGCCAGAAAGACACAGACCACGGCCAGCGCAAACACGTACATGGCGGTATTGCCCGCGCGAATCTGCATGAACATCAACTCGGTCCACTCGGCCTTCATCGACAGGGGCAGGTTTTCTGCCACAAGTCGATCGATGGTCGCGATCGCGTCACCCGTGCTGACATCGGGATGCGTGTTGCCGATGATCGGCGCGGCCGAATATAAGTTATAGCGCGTGGCGAAAATGGGGCCGCCAATTTCGCGCACATTCACAAGCGTTCCCAACAGGACCATTTGTCCTAGCCCGTTGCGCACTTGCAGCAGATTGATATCCGACGTGCGATCGCGAAAATCTCCTTCCGCCTGTAGCGTAACCTGCCAGTACCGCCCAAAGGCGTTGAAGCTATTGACATACAGCGAGCCCAGGTAAATCTGCAAAGTCTGATCCAACTCGTCGAGCGAAACACCCAGCGTCGCAACCTTGGCGCGATCGATATCCAGGTAGAGCTGTGGTGTGTTCGATCGGAACTGCGTTGAGACACCGGTCAGGCCGGGTTCGGCTTGCATCTTTTGAATTAGCTTTTCGGTTTGGCGTTGCAAGGTGGCCAAGCCCATGCCGGCGCTATCCTCGACCATCAGCTTGAATCCACCCGCTACGCTGAGGCCTGGGACAGGTGGTGCCCCGTAGACTGTCACCTGCGCGTCCTTGACTTCTTTCTTCCAGGCAGCGCGCAGCCGGGCCATGATCGCGATGTCGGTCATGGCCGGCCCCTTTCGCTCTTCGAAGGGGGCCAGCACCACGAACATAGAACCGAAGTTCGAACTATTGGCTTGTTGCAAAAATGACAAGCCGGCCACCGTTGTCGTATGGGCTACTCCGTCGGTCTGTAACGAAATCTTTTCAATCTGCGCGATGGCTTCTCGGGTACGCGTTAACGATGCCGAGTCCGGCAATTGGATATTGACGATCAACCGGCCCTGATCTTGTTGCGGAATGAATCCGGTGGGCGCCTGTACGAACACCCAATACGTCAGCACGACCAGCCCCACGTACGCCAACAGCACCAGGGCACTGATCCGCAACATAATGCCTACAACCCAAGCGTAGGCCGCGGTACTCGCGCCAAACACCGCGTTGAATGTTCGATAGAACAACGACAGTAGCAGAGAGGGGCGCAGGAGGAGCGCTACATGAAAGCGCCGCGGGCCACCGTCGGTGCTTGGCGCGGCGTGTTCCTTGCGATGAAGCAAGATCGCAGCCAGCGCCGGGCTAAGCGTGAGCGAATTGATCGCCGAGAAAACCGTCGACACCGCGATCGTTACAGCGAACTGCCGAAAGAACTGTCCGATGATGCCGCTGATAAAGGCACACGGCACAAACACTGCACACAATACCAATGCCACGGCAATCACGGGCCCTGTGACTTCTTCCATGGCCTTGCGGGTGGCGTCGCGCGGGCTCAAACCTTGCTCCAGCCAGCGTTCGACGTTCTCGACCACAACAATGGCGTCGTCGACCACGATGCCAATGGCTAACACCAGACCGAACAGCGAAATGTTGTTCAGGCTGAAGCCCAGGACCAACATCACGGCAAACGTGCCCACAATGGCCACCGGCACGGCGATCAATGGAATGATCATCGCCCGCCAGTTCTGCAAAAACACCATCACGACGACGCCGACGAGCACGACGGCTTCGAAGAGAGTTTGCACCACATCCGCCACCGACTCGCGGATAAACGGAGTGATGTCGTAGGCGATCGCGAAATCGACGCCTTCGGGAAAGCGCGTCCGCAGTTGATCCATCTTGCTGCGCACGCGATCGGCCACGTCGAGCGCATTGGTGCCCGGCAGCATGCGGATTCCCAGCCCCACCGAGGGCTGACCATCGAAGGTACACGCCTGATTGTAGTTTTGCGCTCCCAGTTCGACGCGGGCGACGTCGCGCAGGCGGACAATCGTGGCCGATGGATTAAGCGGCCCGTGCCCCATGGTCGCGCCGCTGATCGTGCCGTTGCCTCCGGCTGCCGACATACTGCCTGCCGACAGACCGGTCATGGCGCTAGAGGTTGCACCGCTGGCCATGGTCCCGGGGCCGGACGTCGTGTTAGTAGTGGTTCCGCCCGAGGCGGCGCCGCCGGTTGTTCCGCCGCCATTGCTGGCCCCGCCGCCGGCCGTCGTTCCCCCGCCGCCAGCCATCGCGCCGCCCCCGGTCGCACCGCCACCTGTAACGCCACTGATCGATTGCACGCCGACCGATGACGAGTTAGTCGAGGAGGTTGTGCCCACGCCCGATGTGCTTGTGGCGGTCGAGAGCGGCGCCGTCGAAACTCCGCCACCGATGTTGCTGGCCACGACTCGCGCGCTCACCACGCCTCCCATCGTCGCGAAGTTCTGAATCGGGCTAATCGAGCCGGGCAAAGCCAGTCCGACGGCACGTTTTGACGGCGACGCGGCCAATGCCGGTCCAGTGGGACGATTCTGGCCCACCTTGACGATGATGTCGGCGAATTGCTCCGGCAAGGAAAGTCGGCCGAGCGTTGTGATAGGCATCTGCGACGTCTGACCGCCATTCACCGGCGGTTGTCCGATCTGTCCGGCAGCCGCCTCGATATTCTGACTGCGGATTGCCTTGGCCACGTCGCTGGCCGTCATGTTGCGCGATGCCAGCTTTTGCGGATCGAGCCAGGCGCGAATGCTGTAGTCCCGTTGCCCCATGAACGTAATGTCGGAAACACCCGCCACGCGAAATAACTCGTCTTTGACGTAAATCATGGCGAAGTTGCTGAGATAGACGTCGTCGTAGCGATGGTCCGGCGACGTGAAGTTGATAATCATCAGCAGGTCTGGCGTCTTTTTCTTGATCGTTATGCCCTGCTGCTGCACCTGATTAGGCAATTGCGGCATGGCCAGCGCCACGCGGTTTTGCACCATCACCAAGGCGGTATTTAAGTCGATTCCCAGATCGAATGTGACTGTAAGCGTGTACGAGCCGTCGTTGCCCATCTGGGACGACATGTACAGCATGCCCTGGACGCCATTGACCTGCTGCTCAATAGGGGCGGCAACAGTAGCCGCGACGACTTGAGCGCTCGCGCCGGGATAATTGATCGAGACCTGTACCGAGGGAGGAGTGATCTGTGGATATTGCGCAATGGGCAGGTTCACGGCGGCGATCCCGCCGGCCAGCGTAATGACAATCGACAACACTGCCGCAAAGATCGGTCGATCGATGAAGAAGTGTGAAATCATGCGCTGCGATCAGTCAACGGAAATGTGTTCGATGCGGCGACCACGCCGGCGACCCGACGCCTGTGTCACAACAATCACCGCGGCGTGGGTATGGCAAACTCGAGCGGTCGCTGGGCTTGATTCTTGTCCAGGGGAAACGGTCCTCTCAGATTACTCGGCGCTCTTGGATTCGGCAGGCGTCTCCTGTGTACCCAGCGAAGGCATCGGCATTTTCTCTGGCTGGACCTGCATGCGCGGACGGACTTGCTGCAAGGCGCCAACCACAACCCACTCGTCCCCCTTAAGACCCTCCTGAACGACTCGTAAACCGTCGCTCTCCAGCGGACCCGTCGTGACACGGCGATATTGCACCGTGTTATCTGCATCGATGACATAGACGTACTTAAGTCCCTGATCGGCCACGATCGCTGCGTCGACGACTAGCACTGCCGGGTGAGGCTCTCCGATCGGCAAACGCATCCGCAGGAACATGCCGGGAGAGAGCAATCGAAATCCTGTGGCTGGCTTGGGATTGGGAAAGACGCCACGCCACGAGATGCTGCCGGTGGTCGGATTAACCTGATTGTTGACGAAGTTAATATTCCCTTGGTGCGGGAATCCTTCTTCCCCCGGCAGCCCCATGAGAACCGGCACCTGTCCGCGCTGGGGCACGGGGATGCGGCCTTCGCTGACGGCCCGCCTGATACGCAGCAACGTGGTTTCATCCACGTCGAAATAGGCATACATGGGGTCGGTTGAAACGACGGTTGTTAGCAGCGTCTGATCTTGCACGACCAGGTTGCCGCGGGTGAGGAAGTAGCGGCTGATCTGACCGTTGATCGGGGACGTGACCTTGGTGAAATCCAGATTCAGCTTGTAGACCTCCAAGCTAGCCTGGTAGGCGGCGACCTGTGCTTCGGCCTCGCCGACCGCCGCCTTGTCCTGGTCCAGTTGCTGCAAGCTAACGGCGCCAGGCGTTTTCGCGATGTTGATGTCGCGGGCATAAGTAGTACGAGAGAGCGCAAGCTGCGCTTCGTAGAGTTTGAGCAGTCCTTCGGCCTGATCGAGCTGCGCCTTATAAGGACGAGGGTCAACGACAAATAGCAGGTCCCCCTCTTTGACCTCGGCCCCTTCGCTGAAGGGCATTTGTACGAGGTAGCCCGTCACTCGCGGACGGATATCGACGGATTCCACGGCGTCGGTGCGGCCGGTGAAGTCGACGTAGTCGGTGACTTCCCGCTTCACCGGTTGGCTGCACGGGACGACTGGTGCCTGCGGCGGTGCGACCTTAGAGGTCCGGCTACCGCAACCCGCGGCCATGCCGATCAGCAGCAGAAATAAGACCGGCATCCGACAGAGAATTCCTCGGTTCACAATGTGAGTTCCAGAGAAT of the Pirellulales bacterium genome contains:
- a CDS encoding efflux RND transporter permease subunit, coding for MISHFFIDRPIFAAVLSIVITLAGGIAAVNLPIAQYPQITPPSVQVSINYPGASAQVVAATVAAPIEQQVNGVQGMLYMSSQMGNDGSYTLTVTFDLGIDLNTALVMVQNRVALAMPQLPNQVQQQGITIKKKTPDLLMIINFTSPDHRYDDVYLSNFAMIYVKDELFRVAGVSDITFMGQRDYSIRAWLDPQKLASRNMTASDVAKAIRSQNIEAAAGQIGQPPVNGGQTSQMPITTLGRLSLPEQFADIIVKVGQNRPTGPALAASPSKRAVGLALPGSISPIQNFATMGGVVSARVVASNIGGGVSTAPLSTATSTSGVGTTSSTNSSSVGVQSISGVTGGGATGGGAMAGGGGTTAGGGASNGGGTTGGAASGGTTTNTTSGPGTMASGATSSAMTGLSAGSMSAAGGNGTISGATMGHGPLNPSATIVRLRDVARVELGAQNYNQACTFDGQPSVGLGIRMLPGTNALDVADRVRSKMDQLRTRFPEGVDFAIAYDITPFIRESVADVVQTLFEAVVLVGVVVMVFLQNWRAMIIPLIAVPVAIVGTFAVMLVLGFSLNNISLFGLVLAIGIVVDDAIVVVENVERWLEQGLSPRDATRKAMEEVTGPVIAVALVLCAVFVPCAFISGIIGQFFRQFAVTIAVSTVFSAINSLTLSPALAAILLHRKEHAAPSTDGGPRRFHVALLLRPSLLLSLFYRTFNAVFGASTAAYAWVVGIMLRISALVLLAYVGLVVLTYWVFVQAPTGFIPQQDQGRLIVNIQLPDSASLTRTREAIAQIEKISLQTDGVAHTTTVAGLSFLQQANSSNFGSMFVVLAPFEERKGPAMTDIAIMARLRAAWKKEVKDAQVTVYGAPPVPGLSVAGGFKLMVEDSAGMGLATLQRQTEKLIQKMQAEPGLTGVSTQFRSNTPQLYLDIDRAKVATLGVSLDELDQTLQIYLGSLYVNSFNAFGRYWQVTLQAEGDFRDRTSDINLLQVRNGLGQMVLLGTLVNVREIGGPIFATRYNLYSAAPIIGNTHPDVSTGDAIATIDRLVAENLPLSMKAEWTELMFMQIRAGNTAMYVFALAVVCVFLALAALYESWSLPLAVILVVPLCLLCSVVGVLYTKTSVNIFVQIGLVVLVGLACKNAILIVEFARQLHEEGRPRFEVTKEASRLRLRPILMTSLAFILGVVPLVVAEGAGAEMRRSLGTAVFSGMLGVTLFGIFLTPVFFYVIQGYGEARGARRGSTRRIATSLLGSLAGAAIGWSLAWAGFVALPWGPVVGGSIGFLMTIMALALRQRIVQRQRPEPRSTEP
- a CDS encoding efflux RND transporter periplasmic adaptor subunit, whose product is MPVLFLLLIGMAAGCGSRTSKVAPPQAPVVPCSQPVKREVTDYVDFTGRTDAVESVDIRPRVTGYLVQMPFSEGAEVKEGDLLFVVDPRPYKAQLDQAEGLLKLYEAQLALSRTTYARDINIAKTPGAVSLQQLDQDKAAVGEAEAQVAAYQASLEVYKLNLDFTKVTSPINGQISRYFLTRGNLVVQDQTLLTTVVSTDPMYAYFDVDETTLLRIRRAVSEGRIPVPQRGQVPVLMGLPGEEGFPHQGNINFVNNQVNPTTGSISWRGVFPNPKPATGFRLLSPGMFLRMRLPIGEPHPAVLVVDAAIVADQGLKYVYVIDADNTVQYRRVTTGPLESDGLRVVQEGLKGDEWVVVGALQQVRPRMQVQPEKMPMPSLGTQETPAESKSAE